Proteins from a single region of Mytilus trossulus isolate FHL-02 chromosome 2, PNRI_Mtr1.1.1.hap1, whole genome shotgun sequence:
- the LOC134707969 gene encoding uncharacterized protein LOC134707969, producing MATTAMQRPATVSFGGDIVLDRRRGSRSYSIQHDRRDSYDQLRRQSIKYQFPNPILEAEIKDSDLPEVNEEDIRKHVFGKPVSEMTFIGLDTSVRRPTVSSARHSVIWARDRKLYEERNKFHVEEFRNQPYMKHEYPTLRKHYPGTWKLATRDQIDETTDRLSHTPAPTAASLHLHKFHSYLYRKLHESNHMPNSSYRRRPKTSVF from the exons ATGGCGACAACTGCAATGCAAAGACCAGCAACTGTATCTTTTGGAGGTGATATTGTCCTTGACCGCCGACGAGGTTCAAGGTCATATAGTATTCAGCATGATAGAAGAGATTCATACGATCAGCTAAGAAGACAGTCAATCAAATACCAGTTCCCGAATCCAATACTTGAAGCAGAAATAAAAGATTCTGATTTG ccGGAAGTAAACGAAGAAGACATACGGAAACACGTTTTTGGTAAACCTGTTAGTGAAATGACATTTATTGGTCTGGATACATCAGTTCGTAGACCGACTGTTTCAAGTGCTCGTCATTCCGTAATATGGGCACGTGACCGGAAATTGTACGAAGAACGAAATAAATTTCATGTGGAGGAATTTAGAAATCAGCCTTACATGAAACATGAGTACCCGACACTTCGAAAACATTATCCAGGAACATGGAAGTTagcaacaagagaccaaatcgacGAAACAACTGATAGGTTATCGCACACACCTGCTCCAACGGCTGCAAGCTTACATTTACACAAGTTTCATTCGTACCTGTATAGAAAGCTTCATGAATCGAATCATATGCCAAATTCAAGCTATCGAAGGCGACCGAAGACTTCTGTGTTTTGA